gCTTGATACCCTCGGGCATCATGTCCATGAGATCAGCCATCACAGACGCGCGGAGTTCCAAATCGAAATGGGACTCAACGCGCTGCTTTGTGACAGTCTTGGCCACTCCCTTGCTGTGTCGACCCTCGAACTGACGGGACAGGAGGTTGCCAAGCCATCGTTCGAGGAGGGGAATAATACCTCGCATAAAGAAGAGCCAGACTCTCCAGGCGGGAGCCCAGAAACCACAACCAGGTCCCTTGCCAACCGGTCCAGAGTTAAAACGGTAGTAAATGAGATGCTTCAGATCCTTGCAAGTTCGGATTTGGTGCATCAACTTGTACTTGTATCGGTACATACCGGTGAGCTGACCGACATGGTTGAAGGCGTACAGAATACCATCAGCGAGTTGGAAAGCATCGATGTTTCCAAGTCTGTATTGCACTTGGGCATCGACAATCAGCTTTGTCAACCTCAGGATCTCACGCATCAGATGGAATGCGTTTCCGAAACGAGACTTCTTTCGCTCCTTGGTTGTCAGAGTCTTAACGGGCTTCAAGTTGAAGTTGTAATCAAGATGGAGGTATGTCAAATTCTTGCGGTGGATGAGAAGGTTGAGCATGTTGAAACCCTGACGGCAGACCTGCAGACCAGCCTCAACCCAATCGATTGTCGTCTGCTGGAAGAACTTGGTTTGCTTAAGAGATCGCAGCAAGTTCTGCTTGTTCTGCGCCTTTGGTGTCTTCTTGTGAAGCTCGTTGAGGACAAAgttcttgaggagcttctgaTACGAAACTCGAACCTTGACTGGAGGTCGGTCGGATGGAGGGTGCTCGAGATACCACTGCTTAACCAGAGGCACGTCTTGCGCCCGCACCATGCTTCCCGAACGTCGATCGAAGGGATATGGTGCCCACCACAGCTCGACCGCTGACGATGTGTCCTCGTTCTCAAGGTCTTCATCAGCAAGGAATGGCTCCATGCCGGCAGGGAGCTGGAAAGCATCTTCCTCCGGCTCCTCGATGTTTCCAGGTCCAAAaagctcatcctcgagcgAAATCTCGACGTTCTTTGACGCGACAGTTCGTGAAGAGATGGGGTTGATTCGGCGATCGAAGTGGAAGGTCGGCAGGTCGGGGTCATCAGCTCTGTTGAACACAACCTGGGGGTGAGAGTGCCATGACAGGTGCACACTTCTCGGGAGAGAGTTGTAAAGGAAGGGGTAGGCCACTCGGAACTCGGTTCGAATGGGGTTTCGGAAGATGATACGGTCGATGGCGTTGAATTCGCCAAAGTCCTCGTCATTAGGGTCGATATCCTTGTATAGGGGCTCGAATCGAGGTCCACCGGGCAGAGCGACGttgagggccttggctgTTAATAGACTCTTGAGGTCGAAGAGGTAGAAGTAGTTTTTATCCACTACATCCGAAACAAGAGGCCGACTGAGACGGAATAGTGTGGCCATCTGGGGTAATGTGAGGTTCCAGGACTTGTAACTCGGTCCGTTGACATGGGGCGTGTCCAGGAGGGGTCGATGGTCGTAGAACCATTCGTAGACTgccgcatcatcatcctcatcgagTTCCATCTGGATAGGCTCCAGGGGCTCGACATCCTCCAAGTTCTCAGACCACGACAGGGGAGGTTCTTCGTCATCAAACGGCGGGAATCGCATTCGCTTGAATAGTCGTCGGtcggccttctcctttcgCATAAACGTCCACATCATTGCCCACTGCGCAAAGAAGACGGGCTCGATGACTCGGGGGATCTCGTTGACAAGGGTCAGGCAACCGTTGACGTGGTACAGGACCTTGACTTCGCGCGCCGACTCCCAGGGCATGGGCATattctcgaggagcttcagGACCGCATGAGGCATGAACTTGAGAGCTCCCAAGTAGCTTCGCTTATCGTTCGTGTACTTCTTCTGCGAAACATCACCGATATCCTTGACGATCTTGCGCAAGTGCTCCGGTGGCATGTCCGCCTTCTGTGTCTGCACAAACCCGCCCTTCCGCTTCTCACCAAATCGATTGCGCTGATTTCGAACCcattcttttttcttctggGCGAACTTGGCGATCTGGGGATCAGTCGGAGGGCGATAGCCTGGCGGAGGAGGTGCCGGCGTcgaggggggaggaggtaGTGAGGACgacggcggaggaggaggaggaggtcccCAGCCGGGGGGTGGTGGCGGGGGATGCTGCGACATGATGATTCCGCGATGCGCGCGCAGCGACAACCAAGGCGGAGATGAAGTGAAGTTCTTGGTGTATGGTCGCCTCCGTCGCGACAAATTCAAGTTCTGGTCGCAGGGGCGACGCGCTAGGTATAGTGGGTCTGGTCACGTGGGTCATGCAGGAAGGCAAATGAGCGCTGTGCAGGCATCAAAGACTCGAAACTGAACTCAGTCGACAGAAACTCCTGGGAGGATAGCCATGGTGAAAATTATCACGCAAAGTGTGCCGCTTGTTTCTACACCTTGTGATGATCACGTTTGCCTACTAGCGTGGAGGTCAAAAGATTTGATAAGGGCCTGGGAAGGCCTTCAGAGCAGCTTGGCAGAAATATGCAGCACTAACAAGACTGAAGCTTGTACCGAAGCTTCAATAACACAACATTGGATGCCAATAGGCTCCAGTCACCATAAATCGCGCCGCGGTGGCCTCAACAAAGCTTCTTCCGGGCTCCCGCCTACATCTCATAGTGTGTGTGCCTAAGCATCATTTGTGGGGTGTACATGTTCTTGAGGCTTGAGCTCGATAACAATTCACGGGCGTCAATTGCCGGCTTACGGTATCTTGTTTTGAATTGTATCCTTGGCTCCTGTACCTCGTTCCTCTACATGTCCCGTCGTATACCTCGTTTGGTTGATTCATAGGCGCTGGGTATACGAACTTTGCTAGTATCTCAATGACAACGAATTCAACACTGAGCAAGATGACAGTACGTTCACGACGAGGATTGATGCAACACATTGAAACACAAACACAATGCTTGTAATGAATGAAAGAAATCCCAGCTCTAATATTACATTAAGTTCAACTAGAATAACAAGTATTCGCACTATATATTCTTTCCAAACATCGCAAACGCATTTTCCCTAAGTTTCCGACTGGTTGCTACAGGGTACTTACCCACATCTGTGAATCGCGCCCGGCTGTGATCCTCAGCTCCAGCCAATGGCGGCCACTGGAATTGCGTTACCTAAGCCTCGAACCTTCAACTTCCGAGCATCGTCGTCCCAAGGTAAACGACCTCCAGCTTGACCACCACGACGGCCAATTCGCCCCCGAACCGCACCAGCAAGACACCCGCTGCCGTCAATCAAAATGGCGCACCTTAGTAGGCTCCCCGACATGCCGGATTGCTGTCAATCGCTAACCACCGCCCGACAGACGTCAAGCCGGACCCGGCTTACCTGAAGTATCAGGGTGCGTGACTTCTCCCCGGCTTCGACGACAACCGCCCTCCCCCGAGCCTTTCTAACAGGATGGAACAGCTATGATGAAGACCCGTCACCACTACTTCCGATGGACTCCCCGAACCGCCAAGATCACCTTCATCTACGTCGCCGTGATTCCCGCCATCATGGGCTACATTGCCTACAAGACCGACGTGAGTTTTGCCGAGGAGCACGGTACACGGACCGAATCACTGACAACACAAGGGACTGTGGGACTTCCGAGCGAAGCGAAAGGGCGACCTCGTCTACGAGAAATAAGTTCACTTGATGCCGGAGATGTGGGAATTGTACATATAAAGCGTCCAGCTTGGGATAGAACCCATGGTAGGAATTCAATGGAACGAAAAGGTCAAAACGACGGCATTTACAAGTATTGAATGACGTGAAATTTCGGATGAATTGTCAAACGGCAATTGGGTATAACGCATGACGCCGCCAACCTAACAACAGCATGGTCCTCACTCTACTACCACCTCCCTCTGCCTCTCGATCTCCCACCGGGGCCATCCGGCAGCGTCTCGCCTCTCCTCCACTCGCCCATCGGAAATCCGCCCCCGATGTCGTCTCTCCAACCGCCTCGTCCTCCCCGAGATCCGCCACGACCAAAGCCATTCTCTCGGTCCCGAAACCCCCCCCGCGAACCACCTCGGCCTTCACGCGGGCCTGGGCCTGTCTCCCTTCGAACACTCGACGCCGGGGCCACTGACCCATCTGAAAAAGGTGGTAGGATGGCGCACGAGATGTAATCGCCCACCACGAATCGCGCGTCGCTGAGTGTCTTCTCCACGTCCTTGGGCCCTCTCAAGGGGGCATCCATGTCGACGTCTTCTGGTGACACCGTATCTGGCTCTCGCTCACCTATCACAATGCTGCCGAGGTCCTTAACACCAAACCGGGGAGGTGAGTTGGCGATTGCACTGGTGTTGCGCAGATCTGGAAAGACGAGTTGGAATACAAGACGAGTTCCAAtggcgggggaggggaaggCGGATGGTTTGGCGGCTGCTAGTTCGAGAGCCAGCTCGTGGAGGGTGCAATCCGGCCATGTGTATACAGAAATGTGCGCCGGTTGTGTATGCGACGCGAATTCATCTGGCCTTTGATAATCGTTGGTGAGTATTCGATCTTGAGAGCGGCGGTTGGTGGGCCTTCAATACCTGTGAAGTGCACCAGTTCGAAAGAAGAGCTGTAAGAGAAACGGGGTCGTGTCCTCGCGAAGCGATTTTTGCTGCGGAGACGCCATATCTGAAGGTCTGACCGGCAAGACGTGAATATCTCTCCCAAAGTGAAATTAAATTATCCAGAGACCTTTTGTATATCGATGGTCGTAAAAGACGAGAGAGTTGAAATGCCATCACGTCCTGTTGAGTCGACCCATATTCAGCCGGGGTATAACCGCAATCGATAACCATGTCGCGACCAGGAAACCTCAAGatccatcaacttcaactttgcGACAACTGCTGGAATCATTCGAATCCAAGACCTTTAACGCCGAGATCTATAAAAGACGAAAATATCAGTTGTCTTTAACCACACACCCACGACAAACGCACCCTCATTAGCGACACATCTCCCGTATCACCATGGACTTCGCGGCGTTGATGAACAAGGAGCtctccaagtccaagagcagcggcagcagcggcgaCAAGAAGTACCTCAAGCGCTCAGAAGTCGAAGCCCAACGCAAAGAAGCATACCTCGCCGAGCAGAAGGCTCTTGAGGCCGAGCGCGAAGCCAAAGCCGCTGCGAAGCGCAAgcgcgaggaggaggtcacCGCCGAGAACGCCGCCCGTGAAGAGAAGCGCCGTAAACTCGCCGAGGAGTCGCGCCGGAGACgtgaagaacaagaagccgaggaggagcgcgcGAGGCGGAAGCGTCTAGGCCTGCCGGAGCTGGTGAAGgccaagagcgaggatgCTGAAGATGGTCTCCAGGGCAGCGAGGATGTGCCGGAagaggagcttgtcgagaAGCTGAGAGCGCTCGGCGAGCCGGCAGTGCTGTTCGGAGAGAGCCATACTGCAAGGGTCAGAAGATATCGCAAGTTGACGACGGTGGTTACAAAGGGGCCGATACCGACAACCCTACagctggtggaggagaaggataTGAAGGTCGACGGCACGGTACCGCAGGACAAGGAAGGCCGCAAGTGGCTCTTCCGGCAACTGGCGAGCTATTTCACCATGGTTCTGACGGAGTATGAGCGGGCAATGGAGTCTGAGAAGCGGGATACGAGCGCCAGCAAGACGGCATTCAATGCCATGGTACAGACTCGTGAGAATATGAAGCCGGTATGTCTGCTTGTCTTATTGGTGCTTGAATCTTGAGACTAACTTTCTGTAGCTGTTTCGCAAGTTTGAGCAAGGAgaactcgacgacgacatcctGAAGCCCATCATTGAAATCGTCCAGGCTCTCCAAGAGCGACGATACGTGGACGCCAACGACGGATACCTTCGTCTGAGTATCGGAAAGGCAGCCTGGCCTATTGGTGTGACCATGGTTGGTATCCACGAGCGA
This Fusarium keratoplasticum isolate Fu6.1 chromosome 6, whole genome shotgun sequence DNA region includes the following protein-coding sequences:
- a CDS encoding Pre-mRNA-splicing factor 18 — its product is MDFAALMNKELSKSKSSGSSGDKKYLKRSEVEAQRKEAYLAEQKALEAEREAKAAAKRKREEEVTAENAAREEKRRKLAEESRRRREEQEAEEERARRKRLGLPELVKAKSEDAEDGLQGSEDVPEEELVEKLRALGEPAVLFGESHTARVRRYRKLTTVVTKGPIPTTLQLVEEKDMKVDGTVPQDKEGRKWLFRQLASYFTMVLTEYERAMESEKRDTSASKTAFNAMVQTRENMKPLFRKFEQGELDDDILKPIIEIVQALQERRYVDANDGYLRLSIGKAAWPIGVTMVGIHERSAREKLHDGEKGHVMGDEVTRKYLQSIKRCLTFAQVRWPPTDLRQLMG